A single region of the Eleginops maclovinus isolate JMC-PN-2008 ecotype Puerto Natales chromosome 4, JC_Emac_rtc_rv5, whole genome shotgun sequence genome encodes:
- the irx3a gene encoding iroquois-class homeodomain protein IRX-3a isoform X2 translates to MSFPQLGYQYIRPIYPPERQGISSNARAGTELSPSGALSNVLSSMYGSPFAAAAQGYGAFLPYSNDISIFNQLGAQYELKDSPGVQHPGFAHHHPAFYPYGQYQFGDPSRPKNATRESTSTLKAWLSEHRKNPYPTKGEKIMLAIITKMTLTQVSTWFANARRRLKKENKMTWAPRNRTDEEGNVYGSDHEGEEGDKREDEEEIDLENIDTENIENKDDLDDQDDLHSDMKLDGRSDSEISDGYEDLQGPPDHQRFLKAVGKEGKDVERGAEHFHHHHHHHHLDSKASQANGEQLKLNAVSVSSPENNPAPAQKPKIWSLAETATAPDNPRKSPQMNGSNSVAPAGAQTIMAPHRLISSCPVGKIQNWTNRAFSAHQLALLNSNHYLGLANQATATGLALYSSSRQTEEKSHSSETSCLGCREEVVKTALPLCISGLNPLAAAVLLSALSSA, encoded by the exons ATGTCTTTCCCTCAACTGGGATATCAGTATATCCGACCGATATACCCGCCGGAGCGTCAGGGGATCTCCAGCAATGCCCGGGCCGGGACAGAGCTCAGTCCGTCCGGCGCGCTCTCCAACGTCCTCTCCTCCATGTATGGATCTCCTTTCGCCGCAGCAGCGCAGGGCTATGGAGCGTTTCTGCCCTACTCAAACGATATATCAATTTTCAATCAGTTG GGTGCTCAGTATGAGCTGAAAGACAGTCCCGGGGTCCAGCATCCAGGCTTTGCCCACCACCACCCTGCGTTTTACCCATATGGCCAATATCAGTTCGGTGACCCGTCCAGACCCAAAAACGCCACGAGGGAGAGCACCAGCACCCTGAAGGCCTGGCTCAGCGAGCACCGCAAGAACCCCTACCCCACCAAAGGAGAGAAGATCATGCTGGCCATCATCACCAAAATGACGCTTACACAAGTTTCCACCTGGTTCGCAAACGCCAGGAGGAGGCTAAAGAAGGAGAACAAGATGACCTGGGCCCCTCGGAACCGCACTGACGAAGAGGGGAATGTTTACGGCAGCGATCAcgaaggggaggagggggacaagagagaggacgaggaggagatCGACCTGGAGAACATCGACACGGAAAATATTGAGAACAAGGATGACTTGGACGACCAGGACGACCTGCATTCAGATATGAAATTAGACGGGAGAAGTGACTCTGAGATTTCTGACGGCTATGAGGATTTACAAGGACCCCCAGACCACCAGAGGTTTCTTAAGGCTGTGGGGAAAGAGGGCAAAGACGttgagagaggagcagagcacttccaccaccatcatcatcatcatcacttgGACAGCAAAGCGTCCCAAGCAAACGGTGAGCAGCTCAAACTGAACGCGGTATCCGTGAGTTCACCGGAAAACAACCCTGCCCCTGCCCAGAAGCCTAAAATCTGGTCCTTGGCAGAGACAGCTACGGCCCCTGACAATCCCCGCAAATCGCCGCAAATGAACGGCAGCAACTCCGTAGCGCCCGCCGGCGCCCAGACCATTATGGCCCCTCATAGACTTATCTCTTCTTGTCCCGTTGGGAAAATCCAGAACTGGACGAACCGAGCGTTCTCGGCACATCAGCTGGCTTTACTGAACTCTAATCATTACTTGGGACTGGCAAACCAGGCCACAGCCACCGGCCTGGCCctgtacagcagcagcaggcaaaCGGAGGAAAAGAGTCATAGTTCAGAGACTTCA TGCCTTGGATGCAGAGAAGAAGTTGTTAAAACAGC gttaccCCTGTGTATTTCAGGCCTGAACCCACTAGCAGCAGCGGTGCTTCTCTCGGCTCTCTCCTCTGCATAA
- the irx3a gene encoding iroquois-class homeodomain protein IRX-3a isoform X1 has translation MSFPQLGYQYIRPIYPPERQGISSNARAGTELSPSGALSNVLSSMYGSPFAAAAQGYGAFLPYSNDISIFNQLGAQYELKDSPGVQHPGFAHHHPAFYPYGQYQFGDPSRPKNATRESTSTLKAWLSEHRKNPYPTKGEKIMLAIITKMTLTQVSTWFANARRRLKKENKMTWAPRNRTDEEGNVYGSDHEGEEGDKREDEEEIDLENIDTENIENKDDLDDQDDLHSDMKLDGRSDSEISDGYEDLQGPPDHQRFLKAVGKEGKDVERGAEHFHHHHHHHHLDSKASQANGEQLKLNAVSVSSPENNPAPAQKPKIWSLAETATAPDNPRKSPQMNGSNSVAPAGAQTIMAPHRLISSCPVGKIQNWTNRAFSAHQLALLNSNHYLGLANQATATGLALYSSSRQTEEKSHSSETSVTGTCPRH, from the exons ATGTCTTTCCCTCAACTGGGATATCAGTATATCCGACCGATATACCCGCCGGAGCGTCAGGGGATCTCCAGCAATGCCCGGGCCGGGACAGAGCTCAGTCCGTCCGGCGCGCTCTCCAACGTCCTCTCCTCCATGTATGGATCTCCTTTCGCCGCAGCAGCGCAGGGCTATGGAGCGTTTCTGCCCTACTCAAACGATATATCAATTTTCAATCAGTTG GGTGCTCAGTATGAGCTGAAAGACAGTCCCGGGGTCCAGCATCCAGGCTTTGCCCACCACCACCCTGCGTTTTACCCATATGGCCAATATCAGTTCGGTGACCCGTCCAGACCCAAAAACGCCACGAGGGAGAGCACCAGCACCCTGAAGGCCTGGCTCAGCGAGCACCGCAAGAACCCCTACCCCACCAAAGGAGAGAAGATCATGCTGGCCATCATCACCAAAATGACGCTTACACAAGTTTCCACCTGGTTCGCAAACGCCAGGAGGAGGCTAAAGAAGGAGAACAAGATGACCTGGGCCCCTCGGAACCGCACTGACGAAGAGGGGAATGTTTACGGCAGCGATCAcgaaggggaggagggggacaagagagaggacgaggaggagatCGACCTGGAGAACATCGACACGGAAAATATTGAGAACAAGGATGACTTGGACGACCAGGACGACCTGCATTCAGATATGAAATTAGACGGGAGAAGTGACTCTGAGATTTCTGACGGCTATGAGGATTTACAAGGACCCCCAGACCACCAGAGGTTTCTTAAGGCTGTGGGGAAAGAGGGCAAAGACGttgagagaggagcagagcacttccaccaccatcatcatcatcatcacttgGACAGCAAAGCGTCCCAAGCAAACGGTGAGCAGCTCAAACTGAACGCGGTATCCGTGAGTTCACCGGAAAACAACCCTGCCCCTGCCCAGAAGCCTAAAATCTGGTCCTTGGCAGAGACAGCTACGGCCCCTGACAATCCCCGCAAATCGCCGCAAATGAACGGCAGCAACTCCGTAGCGCCCGCCGGCGCCCAGACCATTATGGCCCCTCATAGACTTATCTCTTCTTGTCCCGTTGGGAAAATCCAGAACTGGACGAACCGAGCGTTCTCGGCACATCAGCTGGCTTTACTGAACTCTAATCATTACTTGGGACTGGCAAACCAGGCCACAGCCACCGGCCTGGCCctgtacagcagcagcaggcaaaCGGAGGAAAAGAGTCATAGTTCAGAGACTTCAGTCACAGGTACATGTCCCCGACACTGA